CACAGCCATCCTGGCAGCGTGCTGATGTTTACCAGCGGGCCGGAGGACGGTATCGCCATCGGACAATTTGAGGGCGAGCCGCTGTATCACGCCAGCCTCGCGCCTGAAGAGTACCGGCAACAACTGGCGGCAATCGGCTTTCGCGTGCTGGAGATGCGGGCGGAAGATCCCGACTGCGGCGGCCACACGGTCTGGCTGGCTCAGCGCACGGCCGGAGCCGACAACTGACGCAGGCGGCTCAGACTGAAGGCGATTGCCAGCAGCGTCGCCATCATCGCCAGCCACAATCCCAGCCGTATCGCCAGCGCTTCCTGCGTTGGCGAGCAGAGCGCCAGCATCACGCCCACCAGTGCCGCGCCAAGGCACTGTCCAAAGGTGCGCACAATGGCTAATACGCCGGAAGCATAGCCGCTGTGTTCGCGTGAGGCGCTGGCCAGCATCTCCCGGTTATTCGGGCTTTGAAAACAGCCGAAGCCCATCCCGCAGATCAGCCCACGCAGGCTGATATCCCACGCCGCTGCATTTTGCGGTAGCAGCGCCAGCAGCAGCAATCCAACGGCGAACAGCAGTAACCCGGCAGTGGCAATTTTTGCGGGCGCATAGCGATCTGCCAGCCGCCCGGCATGCGGTGCCACCAGAATGATGCCGACTGGCCAGGCGGTAAACAGCAAAGCCGAGGTAAAGGCGCTGTAGCCATAAACATTCTGAAAGAGAAACGGCAGCGCGACAAAAGTCACGCCCTGGCTGATAAACGAGGCCAGCGAGGTGAGTGCGGCAAGAGAGAAACGGGACGAGGCAAAAAGCCCCAGCGGCAGCAACGGTTGCGGCGCTCGCTGTTGACGGCGCACAAACGCCAGCCCGCTCGCCACCGCAACCACAGCAAAAGCGGTGCCCGTCCAGGATGTGGCCGTCGACGCCATGATGGCCGCCCCCAGCATCAGCGCCGAGAACAGCGCGCCCTGCACATCAAACGGCCCGCTGACGCTGGCAGTTTTTCCTGGAATGACGCGCAGGGCAAATGCCAGTGCGATAGCGCCCAGCGGAATATTGATGGCAAATAACCATTGCCAGCTCAGCTCGCTCAGCAGCGCGCCGCCAATGACAGGTGCAACAGCCGTGCTGGTGGCAATCAGCAGGGCGTTGATGCCGAGAATGCGCCCCAGCAGACGAGTGGGAAAAATTGAACGCAGGATGGCCGGTGCAATACTGAGCGTGGCCGCGCCGCCAATCCCTTGCAATACGCGCATGGTCACCAGCATCGGCAGCGATGGGGATAACGCGCACCCCAGCGACGCCAGCGTAAACAGCAGTAACCCACTGGCAAACAGCGTACGAAACCCCATGCGGGCGGCCAGCGCAGCAAAAATAGCCAGCGTCATCGCAGCAGAAAGCAGATAGCCATTCGCTACCCAGACGGCGTCCCCGGCAGAGACATGCAGAGAACGGGCGATTTGCGGCAGGGCGATATTCACCATCGCGCCATCAAAAACGGCCATCGTGGTGCTGGTCATCAGCGCAATCAGCGCCAGCGCGCGCTGGCGACCCGCTAACCCTTCATCGCCCGGCAAATCTGTAAACAATTCCATCATGACCTCAGAATAAGTTGTGCTTGCATTAACTCTACTTTCGCGGGATACATGGCGGAAGACGCAGCAGTTGCATTGATATAGTGCAGCAAACGCCATATCTACTTCTTCTCTATGGAAAACAACCTGCTATGACACAACCGGACCTGAATCTGCTGTTTGCGCTGGATATTCTGCTGGCCGAAAGAAGCGTTGCCGCCGCCGCCCGACGATTGGGGCTGAGCGCATCGGCGATGAGCCGCACGCTGAGCCGCCTGCGGGAAACTACCGGCGATCCGCTGCTGGTACGGGCGGGGCGGACAATGGTGCTGACGCCTTATGCCGAAGCCATTCGCGAACGCACGCAAAACGCCGTTTTCGAAGCGCGGGCGGTATTGCGCCCGGCAACGCCGTTGCTGGACATTGCCAGCCTGCGCCAGATGTTTACGCTACGAGCCAATGACGGTTTTGTTGAAGCCTTTGGCCCGACGTTGATTGCGCAAGCCGCTGCCATTGCGCCAGGCGTAACGCTGCGCTTTACGCCGAAAGCAGAGAAAAGCGATAAACCGCTACGCGAAGGGCGGGTCGATCTGGAGATTGGCGTGCTGGGGGAAATGGGGCCGGAAATCCGCGTGCAGGCACTGTTTCGCGATCGTTTTGTCGGTGTGGTCAGAAGCGGCCATCCACTGGCGCAACAGCAGACAGTGAGCGCCGAACAGTATGTCTCGTTTGCGCACGTTATCGCCTCACGGCGCGGGCTGCTGAGCGGGCCGGTGGATGAAGGGCTAGCCGATGCCGGGCTGCAGCGCAACATCGCCGCCGTGGTGCCGGGTTTTCCGGCGGTGTTGGCGGTAGCGCGCGCTACTGATTTGATCGCGCTGGTTCCGGCCTCGTTCCTGATGAATAAGGCGACAAGCGAGGGGTTATGGATGTTTGAACTGCCGGTCAAAACCCGCGGCATCACCGTTTCACAGCTCTGGCATCCGCGTTCGGAAGTTGACCCGGCGCACCGCTGGCTGCGGCAGTTTGTGCTGAACGTTTGCCGCACGTTGCGGCCAGAGTGAAAAGGGGGCTTTCGCCCCCGATGTTTAACGGCGCACCACCGTGACCTCTTTCGGTAACGGTTCAATCACCGTGGCAACGAGTATAAAACACAACACGCAGAAGCCGGTCATGGCGATAAACACCGCATCCCAGTTCCAGCGATCAAGGATGACACCGACAATCAGCGGCATGCACATGCCACCGAGTTGTCCGCCCATATTGATCACGCTGTAGGCAACGGGATAGATCTCTTTACTGGCGCGGCCCATGGCATACACCGAATAGGCGGAATAACCGAGAGAGAGCATCAGCCCGAGCATAAACAGCATCAGCGAAAGAACAGCCTTGCTTTCAGGAGCAAACACCAGCGAATACATAGTGAAAATCGTCGCGCCTGCGCTCAGCAGCATCAACGGCTTACGCCTTTTATTCAGTACCCGGTCTGAAAGCACACCGCCGAGAAAATTACCCAGCACAGTGCCGAGAAAAGGCGCGGCGGCCAGCGCGGCGGAACTGGTAAGATCGAAGCCGCGTTCGGTGATCAAGTATTTCGGCAGCCACGACATCAGTACGCTGACAATGCCAACCATTGAGAAGTAGCCTAACGCCACACCGTAAATATCCCAGCACCTGAATACCTGCTTCGAGGTGGTGAGTTCCTCCACCTGGCGGGTGCGGATCAGCGTGTCCAGCCAGCAGTAGCGGAAGCGGGCTTTCTGCGGCGCCTCTCCGGGTTGTTGCGCCTTACCCGGTAACTCGTCGCGAATATATGCCGCCTCCTGTTTGTTCACAAAGCGGCTCTCTTCTGGAGTGTTGCGCACCATGAAATACCAGAAGATAGACAACAGAAGCCCGGGGATGGCGAAAAAGACAAAGATATAGCGCCAGCCCCACGTCATGATGATCCACGCGCACAGGGCGGGAACAATCAGCGGGCCAAACTTTGAACCCGCAAGAAACAGACCGGTAGCAGTGCCTTTTTCTTTCGCCGGAAACCACTGATTGATGGTCACCGTCGAGCCGATCACCACCGGCGCTTCGCTGACGCCGACAAAGAAACGCAGCAATTTCAGCACCAGCACATTATTCACCACGCCCATTAAGGCGGTAAAAAAGGAGGTCAGAAACATGCCGAGCGCAAACGCCTTCCGCATACCATATTTTTTAATGACATACCCGGCCGGAATTTGAAATAGCGCATAGCCAGCAAAGAACAAACTAATTAATAACCCGGCCAGAGTATTGGAGAGATTAAATTCCTCCTGAATAAAGGGTAGGGCAAAACCGATATTTGCCCGATCGGCATTTGCAACAGTATAAATGACAAAAATAAAGCTCATTACCCACCATCTGTAATGCGTCATGGTGGGTTTACCGCTGTTATTGTTCATGGTGTATTCCCTGAGTATTCAGCGTTGCGGTGGGTAAAAATCAAACTCCCGGTACGTTCTTGCCCGCGATAAACTGCTTAATAATGCTGGCTCAATCGATTCGCGAATTAACGCAGAGACTTCCAGCAGCGCATCGAGTGATATTCCGCAATCGAACCCCATGCGGGAAAACATATTTACCGCATCTTCTGTCGCGGCATTTCCGGCGGCACCCGGCGCGAAAGGACAACCCCCCAGACCGCCAACCGCCGTTTCAAAGCGCGTCACGCCGTTTTGCAAACCAGCCATCATGTTGGCCAGCGCCATACCGTGCGTGTTATGCATATGCAGGCCGATATCGAGATGCGGGAACCGGGCGCTGACGCGTTGCAGGAGATCTGCGGTTTGCAGCGGATTCGCCACGCCGATGGTGTCGCACAGCGTAATGTGGTGAATGCCAAGATCCCCGGCAAAATGGATCATCTCCAGCAGCGTGTCAGTGCTGGTAGCGCCGATAAAAGGGCAACCAAACGCGGTGGCAAGCGACAGCGAAATCTCCAGATCCGGATGCGCCTGGCGAATGACGGCCAGCTCATCCAGCGATTGCTGGTGCGTACGGTTAATATTGGCGCTGTTATGCGCCGGGCTGACGGAGATAACATAATTGACGTGCGAGATGTGATTCTCCACGGCTAATTGCGCTCCCCGGTTATTCGGCACCAGCACCCAGGGCGTTATCGTCGGGTGATGTTCAAGCACATGGGCAATGACCTGTTTCGCATCCGACATTTGCGGGATCGCTTTCGGGCTGACCATCGACGTTATTTCGATGTTTTTCGCACCGGCAGCGATCAGGTGATCGATAATACGAATTTTCAGTTCAGTTGGAATCGGCTGCTTAATATTCTGGAAGCCGTCTCGCGGTCCGACTTCGGTAAGTTGAATAAATTTTCCCATGGTGTTGGCCTTAAAGAATACCATCGTTGATAAGCTGCTCTATTTCCGCATCGGAATAATTAAGCAGTTCTTTTAATATTTCGTGGTTGTGCTGACCCAGCGTCGGCGCGGGCATTCTGATGGAGGTTTTATTGTTGGAGAATTTAACCTGATTACCGGTCATGGTAATTTTTCCGGCGACCGGATGTTCAATATCGACAAACATTTCGCGCGCCCCGGCAATATGCGGATCTTTGGTTACGCGGTCGATGGTGTTGATTGGCGCGGCCGGAATGCCTGCCGCCAGCAGCAGCTCAACGATCTGGTCAATCGGGTGTTCGCAAGTCCAGCGCTCCAGGATGGCTTTCAGTTCAGCATGATGGGTAACACGTGCAATATTGGTGCTGAATCTGGCATCCTCCAGCTCGCTGATTTTCAGCGTCTGTTTCAGCAGACCAAACAGCTTATCGTTGCCGCAGGCGATGATGACGTAACCGTCCTGCGCCTGAAATGAATCGTAAGGATAAATCGCTTCATAACGGTTACCGATACGCGTCGGAATACGTCCAGTGTTCAGGTAGATAATATTGATGATCTCCAGCGACGAGACCATCGCATCAACCAGCGCGATATCCACTTTGTCGCCGACGCCGGTTTTCAGGCGATTGGCATAGGCCGCGAGCACGCCGATGGCACAGCTCATACCGCCTACCACATCCGCAATGGCCGTTCCGGTGCGGGTGGGAGGCGTATCGGGCCAGCCCGTGGTGCTCATCAGGCCGCTCATCGCCTGGCCGATAATGTCGTATCCCGCACGCCGGGAGTAAGGCCCGGTGTGGCCGAAACCCGATACCGCGCCATAAATAATGGCTGGATTCACCTTGCGCAGATCTTCATAACCAAGGCCAAGCTTTTCCATCACGCCCGGCCGGTAATTTTCCAGCACAATATCGCTGTTGCGCACCATTTTCAGGAAAATATTACGCCCTTGCTCAGACTTGAGATTGAGCGTAATACCACGTTTATTACGATTAAGATTCATAAAATAGGCGCTTTCACCATTTATTTGTGGCGCATTTGCACGGGCATCATCGCCTTTACCCGGTAATTCAATCTTAATCACGTCAGCGCCAAAGTCGGCTAACATCATTCCGCAATAAGGTCCAGCCAGCACACGAGTGAGATCCAGAACGCGGACGCCGCTTAATACACCTGTCTTATTGTTCATTCAATTTCCTTGTAAGCTAAAATAGTTTTCGTGGAAGAAAAATGCTTCACACAAACGTTATTAATCAAACAGCGTGCCAAAAATTAAATTTGCAAAGAGGACAAGCAACTTATTGAATGTTAAGAATTTTACGGAAAGTGAAATAAACAACAAAACACCGCGATCAATATCAATTTCGTTATAGATACCAACTTTGATATTGATTTAATAAAACAGCAACATTGAAAAAAGCGCCATGAACAAGAATACTCTACCCAACCTTGCGTTAATTACCCCTTACCCACAACTGGGCGAAATAGTCGCTACACAATGTACGGGTATATTTAACTGCCACGTTTATCATGGCAGCCTTGAGAAAGCGGCCAACATCGCCAGAAATCTTGATGCTGAGTACTACGATGTTATTCTTAGCCGGGGAGGAACGGCGGAATATATTGAAAAAGCAACCGCTATTCCGGTAGTGAAAATACTGACATCCACGGCGGATTTACTGAAATCCCTCATTCCGCTGAAAAATCATTCGCAGCATATCGCCTTCTTCAATTACCAGAATTATTTAACTGATGTGTTACTTATTGCACAGGCGCTGAATATCACTATCGATGAGTTTGTTTTTTTATCCCACCAGGATATGACCGAACAACTGGAACAGTGTCGGCGCCGCCGCTATGCCACGGTGACCGGCGGTTTTCCGGTCGCCAATAGTGCCAAACAGTACGCCATGCAGGGCATCCTGATTGAAAACGGGATCGAATCGGTGAACAGTGCGCTGCGTGAAGCGCTGGCCATAGTGGAAACGACAAAACGCAAAGCCCGTGATACCGCCAGGCTGGAGATTATCCTTTCCTCCATTACGGAAGGCATTATCGTTACCAACGACAACAACGAGATTCAGTTTTTTAATCACAGCGCAGAAAAGATTTTCGGGCTGAGCGCCGCGCAGGTGATTGGCAAACCCGTTGATAATATTATTAAAAATACACGTATTAATCAGGTATTGTTGACCGCCGCGCCGGAGATCCGTGAGTTGCAGGAGCTGGATAACACGTCGATTATCACCAGCCGGGTGCCCATTTTTATGGGAAAACGCTGCATTGGCGTGGTCTGCTCTTTTACCGATACACCGCAGATAGAGAAGGCCGAGCGCATCGTTCGCGGCAAGCTGAAGAAAAAGGGGCTTACTGCCCGCTACACCTTTGATCATATCTTAACTGCCAACCGTGACATGCAGGCAATAAAGAAGCTGGCACAAATTTATGCCCGCACCGATTCTCCGGTCATGATTTACGGGGAATCCGGTACCGGAAAAGAGCTGTTTGCCCAGAGCATGCATAATCACAGCCTGCGCAACCACGGGCCTTTTGTCGCCATCAACTGTGCGGCGATCCCGGAGAGCCTGCTGGAGAGTGAACTTTTTGGTTACGAAGGCGGCGCGTTTACCGGCGCAAGACGGGAAGGAAAGGCGGGGCTTATTGAGCTGGCACATCAGGGCACGCTGTTTCTCGATGAAATTGGCGAGCTGCCGATGACTATCCAGAGCCGCTTATTACGCGTGCTTCAGGAGTATGAGATCATGCATATCGGTGGTAAAGAGGTGATCCCCGTCGATGTCAGAATTATTGGTGCCACAAATCGTTCGCTGGAAAAAATGAGCGAGGAAGGGACGTTTCGTCGCGATCTCTACTATCGGCTAAATGTGCTGCCGTTGGCGGTTCCGCCGCTGCGCGAACGTCCGGAGGATATTCGCTATCTGGCCGGAATGTTTCTTTGCGAACTCAATGCCGAGCACTTACTGACGCAATTTCTCGATCTTTTTAGCGGCTGGCCCTGGCCGGGCAATGTTCGTGAATTGCGGTTTATCCTTGAGCGGCTGGCTTTATTATCCGGTGAGTTCCCGAGCAGTTCCCTGTACGAGTTGCTGACGCTTACCGGCTTTTCGCTGGTGGATAGCGCCAGGCCCACAACGGTTAATGACAATGTCGTCGTGGATCTGAACAAAACAACGCTGAAGGCCATCGTTCGCGATATTGAGCGTCAGGTGATCGCGCTTTATCTGCGGCGATACAATAACGACCAGCAGAAAGTGGCCCACCATTTGGGGATCAGCAAAATGAGTCTGTGGCGCAAATTACAGGATGATTGACGCGTAGCCATCATTTTGCGCCAGCCTGGCCGGGGGAAAGCAGGGGGTTTTCTGTCATGCTGAAGACACAGCCGACGACTACAATCTTAACCGATGAGCGGAAACTGCCTGTGCGATCGCCACAGAAGCGGTTGAAATCAAGGGGAGGGTGAATGATGCGGCTGGCGTCTTACAATGTGGAAAACTTATTCGACCGCGCGAAGGCCATGAATCTGGCCGACTGGGACGAAGGCAAACCGATTCTGGAAAAGTTTGCCGCCCTGAATGCGTTACTCGGCGAATTAACCTATACCGCTGAAATGAAACGAAAAATGGTGGTTTTGCTTAACGATCTGGGGCTGAAAAAGTCTGATACTGGCCCGTTTGTGATCCTGCGCCGTAACCGTGGCAAACTGCTGACGCGGCCGACAGATGGCTCGGAGATCCGCATTATTGCCGAAGGGCGGGCCGACTGGGTCGGCTCGCTGGAACTACGCGCCGCACCGGTGGATGAAACGGCCATGCTGTTGACCGCGCAGGTGATGATTGATCTGCAGGCCGATATTCTGGCTGTCGTCGAAGCGGAAAGCCGACCGGCGTTGCTGGCGTTTAACCGCGAAATCATTCCCGCCCGTAATGGCAAGCCGTTTGAGCATGTGATGGTGATTGATGGCAATGATGAACGTGGGATCGATGTCGGTTTAATGACCGCCAGCGCATTCCCGATTGAGACTATCCGCAGCCATGTTGATGACAAAGATGCCGATGGCGCGCTGATTTTCTCCCGCGATTGCCCGGAGTTTGCCATCCCGTTGAAGGATGGCAGAACGCTGCATGTGTTAGTGAATCACCTGAAGAGTAAAGGCTATGGATCGCAAAACAGCTCAGACGCTCGCCGCCGGGAGCAAGCCGCACGGGTGAAAGCGATTTATCAGCAACGCATTAAAGAGGGCGAAACGCTGATTGCGATTGTCGGGGATTTTAACGACACGCCAGACAGCCAACCGCTTGCGCCGCTGCTGAAAGATACCGATCTGCGCGATATTTTCACCCATGCAAAGTTTGATAATGGCGGCTATCCGGGAACGTGGGGAAGCTGTACCGCCAATAACAAAATCGACTATATCCTGTTGTCACCGGCGTTATGGGAAACGGTAAAGCAGGGCGGCGTGTACCGTAAAGGGATGTGGCCCGGCGTGCGTCCGGCGAAGTGGGAAACCTACGCCGAGCTGAAAAAACCGGTCAATGCCGGTTCGGATCATGCCGCTGTGTGGGTTGAACTGGATGTATAAGGCGCAGGAGGCGTCGAAGCTGATATTTTAAATGCGGTATTGCCGCTGCGGAATAATAATCGCAGCGGCTTTATTTTATCGTTTTGAAAAGGATATATTCTGACGCTGAATATTCAATTGCTTGCGCCAGACCCGGTTGTGCAAATATAACGCATTGGTGCGGAAAAACATGGCGCTATTAAGGCATTTAACGCTACCACCAATGAAAATTAACCCCAATAATGAACTGATAACAAACCACAATTGGCGTTCAGCGCCAAACAGTGCCGGAACAAAGGCTGTCAGAAAGAATATCATGGCGACCAGCGACGTCACAAAAAGCGTATACAGATAAACCTTCATCGCCGATAAAAAACCGCGAGAAATGAAGACCATAGCGATAATAATAATGGCGCTATAGAGCAGTGATACAGGGATCACCGCGGCCATCACGGCATAATGCGGCAACGCCAGCCAGCTAAAAATCGCCAGCCAGATAAAGGGTTGGGGAAGGGCGAAACTAAACACTGCGAGGATCATGCTGGCAATCAACGGCAGGCCCATCATATGCCAACCCGCAGGAATTCCCAGCCGATCCTTTAAACGATCCTTTAATTTTTCCAGCCGTTCCGGATCGTTCGTTTTTATTTTCTCTGCCACCAC
The Kosakonia oryzae genome window above contains:
- a CDS encoding MFS transporter — encoded protein: MELFTDLPGDEGLAGRQRALALIALMTSTTMAVFDGAMVNIALPQIARSLHVSAGDAVWVANGYLLSAAMTLAIFAALAARMGFRTLFASGLLLFTLASLGCALSPSLPMLVTMRVLQGIGGAATLSIAPAILRSIFPTRLLGRILGINALLIATSTAVAPVIGGALLSELSWQWLFAINIPLGAIALAFALRVIPGKTASVSGPFDVQGALFSALMLGAAIMASTATSWTGTAFAVVAVASGLAFVRRQQRAPQPLLPLGLFASSRFSLAALTSLASFISQGVTFVALPFLFQNVYGYSAFTSALLFTAWPVGIILVAPHAGRLADRYAPAKIATAGLLLFAVGLLLLALLPQNAAAWDISLRGLICGMGFGCFQSPNNREMLASASREHSGYASGVLAIVRTFGQCLGAALVGVMLALCSPTQEALAIRLGLWLAMMATLLAIAFSLSRLRQLSAPAVR
- a CDS encoding LysR family transcriptional regulator, encoding MTQPDLNLLFALDILLAERSVAAAARRLGLSASAMSRTLSRLRETTGDPLLVRAGRTMVLTPYAEAIRERTQNAVFEARAVLRPATPLLDIASLRQMFTLRANDGFVEAFGPTLIAQAAAIAPGVTLRFTPKAEKSDKPLREGRVDLEIGVLGEMGPEIRVQALFRDRFVGVVRSGHPLAQQQTVSAEQYVSFAHVIASRRGLLSGPVDEGLADAGLQRNIAAVVPGFPAVLAVARATDLIALVPASFLMNKATSEGLWMFELPVKTRGITVSQLWHPRSEVDPAHRWLRQFVLNVCRTLRPE
- a CDS encoding MFS transporter: MNNNSGKPTMTHYRWWVMSFIFVIYTVANADRANIGFALPFIQEEFNLSNTLAGLLISLFFAGYALFQIPAGYVIKKYGMRKAFALGMFLTSFFTALMGVVNNVLVLKLLRFFVGVSEAPVVIGSTVTINQWFPAKEKGTATGLFLAGSKFGPLIVPALCAWIIMTWGWRYIFVFFAIPGLLLSIFWYFMVRNTPEESRFVNKQEAAYIRDELPGKAQQPGEAPQKARFRYCWLDTLIRTRQVEELTTSKQVFRCWDIYGVALGYFSMVGIVSVLMSWLPKYLITERGFDLTSSAALAAAPFLGTVLGNFLGGVLSDRVLNKRRKPLMLLSAGATIFTMYSLVFAPESKAVLSLMLFMLGLMLSLGYSAYSVYAMGRASKEIYPVAYSVINMGGQLGGMCMPLIVGVILDRWNWDAVFIAMTGFCVLCFILVATVIEPLPKEVTVVRR
- a CDS encoding hydroxymethylglutaryl-CoA lyase — its product is MGKFIQLTEVGPRDGFQNIKQPIPTELKIRIIDHLIAAGAKNIEITSMVSPKAIPQMSDAKQVIAHVLEHHPTITPWVLVPNNRGAQLAVENHISHVNYVISVSPAHNSANINRTHQQSLDELAVIRQAHPDLEISLSLATAFGCPFIGATSTDTLLEMIHFAGDLGIHHITLCDTIGVANPLQTADLLQRVSARFPHLDIGLHMHNTHGMALANMMAGLQNGVTRFETAVGGLGGCPFAPGAAGNAATEDAVNMFSRMGFDCGISLDALLEVSALIRESIEPALLSSLSRARTYREFDFYPPQR
- a CDS encoding CaiB/BaiF CoA transferase family protein, producing MNNKTGVLSGVRVLDLTRVLAGPYCGMMLADFGADVIKIELPGKGDDARANAPQINGESAYFMNLNRNKRGITLNLKSEQGRNIFLKMVRNSDIVLENYRPGVMEKLGLGYEDLRKVNPAIIYGAVSGFGHTGPYSRRAGYDIIGQAMSGLMSTTGWPDTPPTRTGTAIADVVGGMSCAIGVLAAYANRLKTGVGDKVDIALVDAMVSSLEIINIIYLNTGRIPTRIGNRYEAIYPYDSFQAQDGYVIIACGNDKLFGLLKQTLKISELEDARFSTNIARVTHHAELKAILERWTCEHPIDQIVELLLAAGIPAAPINTIDRVTKDPHIAGAREMFVDIEHPVAGKITMTGNQVKFSNNKTSIRMPAPTLGQHNHEILKELLNYSDAEIEQLINDGIL
- a CDS encoding sigma-54-dependent Fis family transcriptional regulator gives rise to the protein MNKNTLPNLALITPYPQLGEIVATQCTGIFNCHVYHGSLEKAANIARNLDAEYYDVILSRGGTAEYIEKATAIPVVKILTSTADLLKSLIPLKNHSQHIAFFNYQNYLTDVLLIAQALNITIDEFVFLSHQDMTEQLEQCRRRRYATVTGGFPVANSAKQYAMQGILIENGIESVNSALREALAIVETTKRKARDTARLEIILSSITEGIIVTNDNNEIQFFNHSAEKIFGLSAAQVIGKPVDNIIKNTRINQVLLTAAPEIRELQELDNTSIITSRVPIFMGKRCIGVVCSFTDTPQIEKAERIVRGKLKKKGLTARYTFDHILTANRDMQAIKKLAQIYARTDSPVMIYGESGTGKELFAQSMHNHSLRNHGPFVAINCAAIPESLLESELFGYEGGAFTGARREGKAGLIELAHQGTLFLDEIGELPMTIQSRLLRVLQEYEIMHIGGKEVIPVDVRIIGATNRSLEKMSEEGTFRRDLYYRLNVLPLAVPPLRERPEDIRYLAGMFLCELNAEHLLTQFLDLFSGWPWPGNVRELRFILERLALLSGEFPSSSLYELLTLTGFSLVDSARPTTVNDNVVVDLNKTTLKAIVRDIERQVIALYLRRYNNDQQKVAHHLGISKMSLWRKLQDD
- a CDS encoding endonuclease/exonuclease/phosphatase family protein, with the translated sequence MRLASYNVENLFDRAKAMNLADWDEGKPILEKFAALNALLGELTYTAEMKRKMVVLLNDLGLKKSDTGPFVILRRNRGKLLTRPTDGSEIRIIAEGRADWVGSLELRAAPVDETAMLLTAQVMIDLQADILAVVEAESRPALLAFNREIIPARNGKPFEHVMVIDGNDERGIDVGLMTASAFPIETIRSHVDDKDADGALIFSRDCPEFAIPLKDGRTLHVLVNHLKSKGYGSQNSSDARRREQAARVKAIYQQRIKEGETLIAIVGDFNDTPDSQPLAPLLKDTDLRDIFTHAKFDNGGYPGTWGSCTANNKIDYILLSPALWETVKQGGVYRKGMWPGVRPAKWETYAELKKPVNAGSDHAAVWVELDV